Proteins from a genomic interval of Pseudophryne corroboree isolate aPseCor3 chromosome 4, aPseCor3.hap2, whole genome shotgun sequence:
- the AGTR1 gene encoding type-1 angiotensin II receptor has protein sequence MLNMSTEEPTVHCTKSGRHGYIFIAIPIIYSTIFVIGVFGNSLVVIVIYCYMKMKTVASIFLMNLAIADLCFVITLPLWAAYTAMHYNWPFGSFLCKLASATITLNLYTTVFLLTCLSIDRYIAIVHPMRSRIRRTMVVARVICFTIWLIACLASLPTFIYRTLVPIKEANITVCAFFYSSNNSQTVLIGLGITKNVLGFFIPFMIILTSYTFIGKTLKDTFHTQRGKTRNDDIFKMIMAIVLVFFFCWLPHQVLTFLDILIQLEKIKSCHIQDIVDTGMPISICIAYLNSCLNPFLYGFFGKNFRKHFLQLLKYIPPNIRTHTSLKSLNTKMSTLSYRPSDKQNSSVKNSLRVNEHEEVHTASV, from the coding sequence ATGTTGAACATGTCAACTGAAGAGCCTACAGTCCATTGCACCAAGTCTGGAAGACACGGTTACATATTTATTGCTATTCCAATCATCTACAGCACAATATTTGTCATAGGAGTTTTTGGGAATAGTCTTGTGGTCATTGTCATTTATTGCTACATGAAGATGAAGACGGTGGCCAGCATATTTTTGATGAATTTAGCTATTGCGGACCTGTGTTTTGTCATCACGTTACCTTTATGGGCAGCCTACACAGCCATGCACTACAACTGGCCTTTTGGCAGCTTCTTGTGCAAATTGGCCTCAGCAACAATCACCTTAAATCTATACACTACAGTATTTTTACTCACATGTCTCAGCATTGATCGCTACATAGCTATCGTCCACCCAATGAGATCTCGTATTCGACGTACAATGGTGGTTGCCAGAGTCATTTGTTTCACTATATGGCTCATTGCGTGTTTGGCAAGTCTCCCAACATTTATATATCGTACATTGGTACCCATTAAAGAGGCAAACATAACAGTCTGTGCTTTTTTTTATTCGTCAAACAACTCACAAACCGTTTTGATCGGATTGGGTATTACAAAGAACGTGCTTGGTTTCTTTATTCCTTTTATGATCATTTTAACCAGCTACACATTTATCGGCAAGACTTTGAAGGACACCTTCCATACACAGAGAGGCAAGACCAGAAATGATGATATTTTTAAAATGATAATGGCCATTGTTCTGGTCTTCTTCTTTTGTTGGCTTCCACATCAAGTGCTTACTTTTCTTGACATTTTGATTCAGCTGGAAAAAATAAAAAGCTGTCATATTCAAGACATCGTTGACACTGGTATGCCGATCAGCATTTGTATTGCTTATTTGAACAGCTGTTTGAACCCTTTTTTATATGGGTTTTTCGGAAAGAATTTCAGGAAACACTTCCTACAACTTCTAAAATACATACCGCCCAATATTCGAACACACACAAGTCTGAAAAGCCTAAACACAAAAATGAGTACTCTTTCATATCGTCCATCAGACAAACAGAATTCCTCAGTCAAAAACTCCTTGCGAGTCAATGAACATGAAGAAGTACATACTGCGAGTGTGTAA